The proteins below come from a single Microbacterium sp. SLBN-154 genomic window:
- the carA gene encoding glutamine-hydrolyzing carbamoyl-phosphate synthase small subunit, with product MTRLPTAGLLTTDPAVLVLEDGTRHTGRAYGARGTTLGEVVFSTGMTGYQETLTDPSYAGQIVLQTAPHIGNTGMNSEDVESRRIWVSGYIVRDPARVVSNWRSEQSLDDALAADGIVGISGIDTRAVTRHIRSAGSMRGGIFSGEAAGWDAEEQLRVVQEAPEMTGQNLSSTVSVTATEVTPARGERLGNLAVLDLGVKQATIENLADRGFDVHVLPQNATIDDIRAIDPVAVFYSNGPGDPAASADHVELLRAVLDDRLPFFGICFGNQLLGRALGLGTYKLPFGHRGINQPVLDKVTGRVEITAHNHGFAVDAPLDGSFESPQGYGRVEVSHIGLNDNVVEGLRALDIPAFSVQYHPEAAAGPHDANYLFDRFRDMVRAHRDARSGNGDTQESND from the coding sequence ATGACCCGGCTCCCCACCGCAGGACTTCTCACGACCGATCCCGCCGTCCTCGTCCTGGAGGACGGCACCCGTCACACCGGGCGGGCGTACGGCGCGCGGGGGACGACCCTCGGCGAGGTCGTCTTCTCCACCGGCATGACCGGCTACCAGGAGACCCTGACCGACCCGTCGTACGCCGGCCAGATCGTGCTGCAGACCGCCCCGCACATCGGCAACACGGGCATGAACTCCGAAGATGTCGAGTCGCGCCGCATCTGGGTGTCCGGCTACATCGTCCGCGACCCCGCGCGCGTGGTGTCGAACTGGCGCTCCGAGCAGTCGCTCGACGACGCCCTGGCCGCTGACGGGATCGTCGGCATCAGCGGGATCGACACGCGGGCCGTCACCCGGCACATCCGCTCCGCCGGCAGCATGCGCGGGGGGATCTTCTCGGGCGAGGCCGCCGGCTGGGACGCCGAGGAACAGCTCCGCGTGGTGCAGGAGGCTCCGGAGATGACGGGGCAGAACCTCTCCTCGACGGTCTCGGTGACGGCCACGGAGGTCACACCCGCGCGCGGCGAGCGCCTCGGCAACCTTGCGGTGCTCGACCTCGGCGTCAAGCAAGCCACGATCGAGAATCTCGCCGATCGGGGTTTCGACGTGCATGTCCTGCCGCAGAACGCCACGATCGACGACATCCGCGCCATCGACCCCGTCGCGGTGTTCTACTCCAACGGACCCGGCGACCCGGCCGCGTCGGCCGATCATGTCGAGCTGCTGCGCGCTGTGCTCGATGACCGCCTTCCCTTCTTCGGCATCTGCTTCGGCAATCAGCTGCTCGGCCGCGCCCTCGGTCTCGGCACCTACAAGCTGCCCTTCGGCCACCGCGGCATCAATCAGCCGGTGCTCGACAAGGTCACCGGACGGGTGGAGATCACCGCCCACAACCACGGCTTCGCCGTCGACGCGCCGCTGGACGGGTCGTTCGAGAGCCCGCAGGGGTACGGGCGCGTCGAGGTGAGCCACATCGGTTTGAACGACAACGTCGTCGAGGGGCTTCGAGCCCTCGACATCCCTGCCTTCTCGGTTCAGTACCACCCCGAGGCGGCGGCTGGTCCGCACGACGCCAACTATCTGTTCGACCGGTTCCGCGACATGGTGCGTGCGCATCGTGACGCCCGCTCCGGCAACGGTGACACCCAGGAGAGCAACGACTGA
- a CDS encoding aspartate carbamoyltransferase catalytic subunit, translating into MRHLLDTKTLDRQAAIGILDVAEDMADTQNREVKKLPTLRGKTVVNLFFEDSTRTRISFEAAAKRLSADVINFSAKGSSVSKGESLQDTAQTLQAMGADAVVIRHGASGAPRTLATSGWITAGVVNAGDGTHEHPTQALLDAFTIRKRRFGDGSRGRGLDGIRVTIVGDILHSRVARSNVWLLTALGADITLVAPPTLIPQDVSDWPVTVQYDLDRAIADGPDAVMMLRIQLERMRAAYFPTEREYARVWGLSRQRVSALPTDTMVLHPGPMNRGLEIAPEAADSERSTVLEQVTNGVSVRMAVLYLLLAGERDDEREDGR; encoded by the coding sequence ATGAGACATCTGCTGGACACCAAGACCCTCGACCGGCAGGCCGCGATCGGCATCCTCGACGTCGCCGAGGACATGGCCGACACCCAGAACCGCGAGGTCAAAAAACTTCCGACGCTGCGCGGCAAGACGGTGGTGAACCTCTTCTTCGAAGACTCGACCCGCACCCGCATCTCCTTCGAAGCGGCGGCCAAGCGCCTGTCGGCCGACGTCATCAACTTCTCCGCCAAGGGCTCGAGCGTGTCGAAGGGCGAGTCTCTGCAGGACACCGCTCAGACACTGCAGGCGATGGGCGCCGACGCGGTCGTCATCCGCCACGGCGCCTCGGGCGCCCCGCGCACGCTCGCCACGAGCGGGTGGATCACCGCGGGAGTGGTCAACGCCGGTGACGGCACCCACGAGCACCCCACCCAGGCGCTCCTCGACGCGTTCACGATCCGCAAGCGCCGCTTCGGCGATGGCAGTCGCGGCCGCGGTCTCGACGGCATCCGCGTGACGATCGTCGGCGACATCCTCCATTCCCGGGTCGCCCGCTCCAATGTGTGGCTGCTCACCGCGCTCGGTGCCGACATCACCCTCGTCGCTCCGCCGACGCTCATCCCGCAGGATGTCTCGGACTGGCCGGTCACGGTGCAGTACGACCTCGACCGGGCGATCGCCGACGGCCCGGACGCGGTGATGATGCTGCGGATCCAGCTCGAGCGCATGCGCGCGGCCTACTTCCCCACCGAGCGGGAGTACGCCCGGGTCTGGGGCCTGTCACGGCAACGGGTCTCGGCCCTTCCGACCGATACGATGGTCTTGCACCCCGGCCCGATGAACAGAGGGCTGGAGATCGCCCCCGAAGCCGCGGATTCCGAGCGATCGACGGTGCTCGAGCAGGTGACCAACGGTGTGTCCGTGCGGATGGCCGTGCTGTATCTCCTGCTGGCCGGCGAGCGCGACGACGAGAGAGAGGACGGACGATGA
- the pyrR gene encoding bifunctional pyr operon transcriptional regulator/uracil phosphoribosyltransferase PyrR, whose translation MTVRTVLHDADITRALTRISHEILESNKGPEGLVILGIPTRGVPLAERIAAFVTEFGGARVPVGALDVTMYRDDLHRHPTRAPRPTQIPPGGIDGAVVVLVDDVLFSGRSIRAALDALQDIGRPAAVRLATLVDRGHRELPIRPDFVGKNLPSAREERVNVRLREIDGEDSVSIEGSGA comes from the coding sequence ATGACCGTGCGCACCGTGCTGCACGACGCCGACATCACTCGGGCGTTGACTCGGATCTCCCACGAGATCCTCGAGTCCAACAAGGGACCCGAGGGTCTGGTCATTCTGGGGATCCCCACGCGCGGCGTCCCCCTCGCAGAACGCATCGCCGCGTTCGTGACCGAGTTCGGCGGCGCCCGCGTCCCCGTCGGGGCGCTGGATGTCACGATGTACCGCGACGACCTCCACCGTCATCCGACGAGGGCGCCCCGCCCCACCCAGATCCCGCCGGGCGGGATCGACGGGGCCGTGGTCGTGCTGGTGGACGACGTGCTCTTCTCGGGCCGGAGCATCCGTGCAGCCCTCGACGCCCTCCAGGACATCGGTCGGCCCGCCGCCGTGCGATTGGCGACCCTCGTCGATCGGGGGCATCGCGAGTTGCCGATCCGCCCCGACTTCGTCGGCAAGAACCTCCCGAGCGCCCGTGAGGAGCGGGTCAACGTGCGCCTCCGCGAGATCGACGGCGAGGATTCGGTCTCGATCGAGGGGAGCGGAGCATGA
- a CDS encoding dihydroorotase — MSAPHPVSPAPLLIRDAAPLAGARVDILIEGGVIAEIGPGLSRAGATVIDADGLIALPGLVDLHTHLREPGFEHAETILTGSRAAAAGGYTTVFAMPNTSPVADTAGVVEQELALGEAAGYVTVQPIGAVTVGQRGESLAELGAMAHSRARVRVFSDDGFCVWDPLIMRRALEYVKAFDGVIAQHAQDPRLTEGAQMNEGAVSAELGLAGWPAVAEESIIARDVLLAEHVGSRLHVCHLSTAGSVDIIRWAKRRGVAVTAEVTPHHLLLTDELVRGYDARFKVNPPLRRDEDVRAVREGLADGTIDIVATDHAPHPAEAKACEWQAAANGMVGLESALRVVHEAMVDTGMLGWSDVARVMSEAPARIGRLAGAGTPLAAGQPASLTLYDPAAPRPFTAADLRGRSENSPYLGRALPGEVRWTFHRGVVTVADGAVLDKPGVHS; from the coding sequence ATGAGCGCCCCTCACCCCGTCAGCCCGGCCCCCCTCCTCATCCGCGACGCTGCGCCGCTCGCCGGAGCTCGTGTGGACATCCTCATCGAGGGCGGTGTGATCGCCGAGATCGGCCCTGGCCTCAGCCGGGCGGGTGCCACGGTGATCGACGCCGACGGGCTGATCGCCCTCCCGGGCCTGGTCGACCTCCACACCCACCTGCGTGAGCCCGGATTCGAGCACGCCGAGACGATTCTGACCGGCTCGCGTGCGGCGGCGGCCGGCGGCTACACCACGGTGTTCGCGATGCCGAACACCTCGCCCGTGGCCGACACCGCGGGCGTGGTCGAGCAGGAGCTCGCGCTCGGTGAGGCCGCCGGGTACGTCACGGTGCAGCCGATCGGCGCCGTCACGGTCGGGCAGCGCGGTGAGAGCCTCGCCGAGCTCGGCGCCATGGCGCACTCCCGAGCGCGCGTCCGTGTGTTCAGCGACGACGGGTTCTGCGTGTGGGATCCGCTGATCATGCGCCGGGCGCTCGAATACGTCAAGGCGTTCGACGGCGTCATCGCCCAGCACGCGCAGGACCCACGGCTCACCGAGGGCGCGCAGATGAACGAGGGCGCCGTTTCGGCAGAACTCGGCCTCGCGGGCTGGCCCGCGGTCGCGGAGGAGTCGATCATCGCCCGCGACGTTCTCCTGGCCGAGCACGTCGGCTCGCGCCTGCACGTCTGCCACCTCTCCACCGCCGGGTCGGTCGACATCATCCGGTGGGCAAAGCGCCGCGGGGTGGCCGTGACGGCCGAGGTCACCCCGCACCACCTGCTGCTGACCGACGAGCTCGTCCGCGGGTACGACGCCCGGTTCAAGGTCAACCCGCCGCTCCGCCGTGACGAAGACGTGCGCGCCGTGCGGGAAGGCCTTGCGGACGGCACGATCGACATCGTGGCCACTGATCACGCCCCGCATCCCGCCGAGGCGAAGGCGTGCGAATGGCAGGCTGCCGCCAATGGAATGGTCGGACTCGAGAGCGCGCTGCGGGTCGTGCACGAGGCGATGGTCGACACCGGGATGCTGGGATGGAGCGACGTCGCCCGGGTGATGTCGGAGGCGCCGGCCCGCATCGGCCGCCTCGCCGGCGCGGGCACGCCGCTCGCCGCCGGACAGCCGGCGTCGCTGACCCTCTACGACCCGGCCGCGCCGCGCCCGTTCACCGCGGCCGACCTGCGCGGTCGGAGCGAGAACTCGCCGTACCTCGGCCGCGCCCTTCCGGGAGAGGTCCGCTGGACGTTCCACCGCGGGGTGGTCACCGTCGCCGACGGAGCCGTGCTCGATAAGCCCGGGGTGCACTCGTGA
- a CDS encoding DUF559 domain-containing protein translates to MNAGGQRRAFTVADARTRGMSRRRVDRAELERPFHGVRAEPRAHDEAAHPFARQRAAIIEAALRFSVRMNDGGCFSHTTAALLWDLPVPILSDTRVHVSTPGRAPRAAGTVGHQVRPDLVRIVRHPLFGVPVSDPATTWAMLAPMITAYDLVAIGDAIVRSPRVAGPFGYVIRPALAHHDELRRAVTIGRRIGAEALRAALERIRPGVASRTETWARLLLVDAGLPEPVTDHDVYGAAGEFLGCVDLAYPELRIAIEYEGDQHRTDAAQWQRDLEKHERLTDAGWRVIRVARDQLFRYPLQYVDRVRVALSTRR, encoded by the coding sequence ATGAATGCAGGCGGGCAGCGAAGGGCCTTCACCGTGGCCGACGCGCGGACGCGAGGGATGTCGCGCCGCCGCGTAGACCGAGCAGAGCTCGAAAGGCCGTTCCACGGAGTCCGGGCCGAACCCCGTGCGCACGATGAAGCGGCGCATCCGTTCGCGCGCCAGCGCGCCGCGATCATCGAGGCGGCGCTGCGGTTCAGCGTGCGGATGAACGACGGCGGCTGCTTCAGCCACACCACGGCGGCGCTCCTGTGGGATCTGCCGGTTCCGATTCTCTCCGACACGCGCGTTCATGTCAGCACGCCGGGGCGCGCACCTCGGGCTGCCGGCACCGTCGGGCATCAGGTCCGCCCCGACCTCGTCCGGATCGTGCGGCACCCGCTCTTCGGGGTCCCCGTGTCCGATCCGGCGACGACCTGGGCGATGCTCGCGCCCATGATCACCGCCTACGACCTGGTCGCGATCGGCGATGCGATCGTGCGATCTCCGCGTGTGGCCGGGCCCTTCGGGTATGTCATCCGCCCCGCCTTGGCGCACCACGACGAACTCCGTCGCGCCGTCACCATCGGCCGCCGGATCGGTGCCGAGGCGCTTCGTGCGGCGCTCGAGCGCATTCGTCCCGGGGTCGCGTCGCGCACAGAGACCTGGGCGCGGCTGCTGCTTGTCGACGCCGGCCTTCCCGAGCCGGTGACCGATCATGACGTCTACGGCGCGGCGGGGGAGTTCCTCGGATGCGTCGACCTGGCGTACCCGGAGCTGCGGATCGCCATCGAGTACGAGGGCGACCAGCACCGGACCGACGCCGCGCAGTGGCAGCGGGATCTGGAGAAGCACGAGCGGCTCACGGATGCGGGGTGGCGGGTCATCCGGGTCGCGCGCGATCAGCTGTTCCGATACCCGCTGCAGTACGTCGACCGCGTCCGCGTCGCGTTGAGCACGCGCCGCTGA
- a CDS encoding PH-like domain-containing protein — translation MTREGALIVTLIGVGAVLLLLVWAWRRRSRRDAGLAAPVGTPPETAAELARFGVLYVATTRHDEPLERLAIRHLGFRARGEVTVTDGGVALDLDGAPRLFLATARLAAVDQATVAIDRVVESGGLTRLVWRLDDGTPVDSYFRPQEASAQALATAIRPLVPPTGDDT, via the coding sequence GTGACCCGCGAGGGTGCACTCATCGTCACCCTGATCGGGGTCGGCGCTGTCCTTCTCCTTCTCGTCTGGGCCTGGCGCCGACGATCGCGTCGTGATGCGGGGCTGGCCGCGCCGGTGGGGACACCACCCGAGACCGCGGCCGAGCTCGCGCGCTTCGGTGTGCTCTACGTCGCCACCACGCGCCACGACGAACCGCTGGAGCGTCTCGCGATCCGCCACCTGGGCTTCCGCGCCCGCGGCGAGGTCACCGTCACCGACGGCGGCGTCGCGCTCGACCTCGACGGCGCCCCCCGGCTCTTCCTCGCCACCGCCCGCCTCGCCGCCGTCGACCAGGCCACCGTCGCCATCGACCGTGTCGTCGAGTCGGGCGGCCTCACCCGCCTCGTCTGGCGGCTCGACGACGGCACGCCCGTCGATTCCTACTTCCGGCCGCAGGAAGCCTCCGCACAGGCCCTTGCGACCGCCATCCGACCCCTCGTTCCCCCGACTGGAGACGACACATGA